In Megalobrama amblycephala isolate DHTTF-2021 linkage group LG10, ASM1881202v1, whole genome shotgun sequence, one DNA window encodes the following:
- the chs1 gene encoding chitin synthase 1: MENSYVYIGIAIFASLLVSLNWWENPFQASTNIQEMLKDLDSFRDSVYLFTSLLRIAVTLGVYFLYFCLIAETRINWDDYTQTSKGAVEIGLGLFFLQAFCSAACHWFGVVACKIHAVKYGFALPVSLIGPVTILLGITLFLTQAKVSPAEIITVSVFSDTDNSTQNISQKIATPFWQFCYEREGLKNVNTTPVIMLEISNSICKTSLNNPYDMWPFSMLVLEGVCMWLGLISCTYYVWKIKVQRIERTSQLFVRRLYESAFIDLSMLLNTKMKVIRTANKESSDIEVENCVIYLCATMWHETYDEMLKILTSMFRLDRYRGDPKEEHKDVFDFECHIYVDDAFMIEKDEEKGTEKTLVNSYVNDLVNVVMEVYRVFTNKEPDEVSIIETPYGGRLVFVMPEGNMLYFHLKDKALIRNKKRWSQIMYLYYLLGWKGYNVKNPQKITRQNNPCRASLISLDSETYLLPSYDNDSKRKHISDDNTYIMALDGDTDFQPGALILLVDRLRMYDNVGAACGRIHPTGMGPMVWYQKFEYAVGHWLQKTAEHVFGSVLCSPGCFSLFRGSALMDDNVLKRYTTKASRASEYVQYDQGEDRWLCTLLLQQGWRVEYNAASDAYTNAPQEFKEFYNQRRRWGPSTLANTLDLLHSGRDTVKRNTSISMLYILYQMFTVASSILGPASVTLMVAGAFQFVFKISGTLSIIIAVIPPTVYMIICFVAKPNFQITIAAILSVIYAFLMTASFFSIIGDMVIQQTFITPTGLFLVSGAILYVVTAILHPQETTLILYGLMYFICIPSGYLLLTIYSLVNMHIVSWGTRETSKGKEQKKQVGVVCNRDCKMCCWDVKIQVTQETENLLLQQIQNAVNPNTPAAKTEPDEPLAQSTQEEQSTLDKNKRNLDNQEMSRKKDESKENLNKDNKEKDTDSERSGSSKSTEKKVDQFNDDTDFDDDDDDDDDDYDFDYNNLEPKEVVPESDWVEPVKREFLKKLTYANLKRNLQEQIRYTLRNKNQEDLCEELVLILTDTLNEELKDKVGPEDVLTETQLEELQYALNEAARRIVKANRIENGAQRLERRVKRGIERTLVAPQVEKLSEDETDFWNKLLERYLKPIQDDKAHLEEVTRELKSLRNKAVFLYFIVNVLWVVATFFLQAIGGDVLSIEIPKYDPINKTLLPDPMKVEPLSLMFLLSFAVLLIVQFLAMLYHRVYTLIHVVSYRGTEKNYKEKDEEDEDDALILGNPIENTLVITGDDL, encoded by the exons ATGGAAAATTCTTACGTATATATCGGCATTGCGATTTTTGCATCATTGCTGGTTTCTCTGAACTGGTGGGAGAACCCTTTTCAGGCCAGCACTAACATTCAGGAGATGCTCAAGGATCTGGACTCTTTCAGAGACTCTGTTTATCTGTTCACCAGCCTCCTTCGAATAGCCGTGACTCTGGGGGTGTACTTTCTGTATTTCTGCCTGATTGCTGAGACTCGCATCAACTGGGACGACTACACCCAAACCAGTAAAGGAGCCGTAGAGATAGGCCTTGGGCTGTTTTTCCTGCAGGCGTTCTGCTCTGCTGCGTGCCACTGGTTTGGAGTCGTGGCCTGCAAGATCCACGCCGTGAAATATGGTTTTGCCCTGCCTGTGTCATTAATCGGTCCAGTAACAATACTCCTGGGCATTACGCTGTTCCTGACGCAAGCTAAAGTCTCTCCAGCTGAAATTATTACTGTAAGCGTATTTTCTGACACTGATAATTCTAcacaaaatatttcacaaaagatTGCCACTCCTTTCTGGCAATTTTGCTATGAACGTGAAGGTCTCAAGAACGTCAATACCACCCCGGTTATAATGCTGGAGATTTCCAATAGCATCTGCAAAACGTCACTCAACAATCCATATGACATGTGGCCTTTCTCCATGCTGGTGCTGGAGGGGGTCTGCATGTGGCTCGGGCTCATCTCATGCACGTATTACGTGTGGAAAATAAAAGTGCAGAGAATTGAACGCACGTCTCAGCTTTTCGTACGCCGCCTGTATGAATCCGCCTTCATTGACCTCTCTATGCTGCTGAACACGAAAATGAAAGTCATTCGTACAGCAAACAAGGAGAG TAGTGACATTGAAGTGGAAAACTGTGTCATTTACCTTTGTGCAACAATGTGGCATGAAACATATGACGAGATGCTGAAAATCTTGACTTCAATGTTCAG ATTGGACAGATACCGAGGGGATCCAAAGGAGGAACACAAAGATGTTTTTGACTTTGAGTGCCATATTTATGTCGACGATGCCTTCATGATAGAAAAAGACGAAGAAAAAGGCACTGAGAAAACGCTTGTCAACAGCTATGTTAACGACCTTGTAAATGTTGTCATGGAGGTCTACAG GGTATTTACAAATAAGGAGCCTGATGAGGTTTCTATCATTGAAACACCATATGGTGGTCGTCTTGTGTTTGTCATGCCAGAGGGAAACATGCTTTATTTCCACCTGAAGGACAAAGCACTGATTCGAAATAAAAAGAGATGGTCACAG ATCATGTACCTGTATTACCTGCTAGGTTGGAAAGGATACAATGTCAAAAACCCTCAGAAAATAACA AGACAGAACAACCCATGCCGTGCCAGTCTCATATCATTAGACAGTGAGACTTATTTACTACCTTCTTATGACAACGACAGCAAGAGGAAGCATATATCTGATGACAACACGTATATCATGGCCTTGGATGGAGACACAGACTTCCAGCCTGGTGCTCTGATACTGCTCGTCGACCGTCTGAGAATGTATGACAATGTGGGTGCAGCGTGTGGACGGATCCACCCTACTGGAATGG GCCCAATGGTGTGGTATCAGAAGTTCGAGTACGCGGTGGGTCACTGGCTTCAGAAGACGGCGGAGCACGTGTTTGGGTCGGTTCTGTGCAGTCCAGGCTGTTTCAGTCTGTTCAGAGGATCTGCGCTGATGGACGACAACGTCCTGAAACGATACACCACCAAAGCCAGTCGAGCCTCTGAGTATGTGCAGTACGATCAAG GTGAGGACCGTTGGCTGTGCACTCTTCTCCTGCAGCAGGGCTGGCGGGTGGAGTATAACGCCGCCTCAGATGCTTACACCAACGCTCCTCAAGAGTTCAAAGAGTTTTACAATCAGAGACGTCGATGGGGTCCTTCGACACTGGCCAACACTCTCGACCTGCTCCACAGCGGGAGAGACACAGTCAAGAGGAACACCTCCATATCCATGCTCTACATCTTATATCAGATGTTCACTGTGGCTTCCTCCATTCTGGGACCTGCATCGGTTACCCTCATGGTTGCAG GAGCTTTCCAGTTTGTGTTTAAAATTTCAGGCACTCTTTCCATAATAATTGCAGTTATACCTCCAACTGTTTACATGATCATATGTTTTGTGGCCAAACCCAACTTCCAAATCACAATTGCTGCCATTCTCAGTGTCATATATGCATTCCTGATGACTGCATCCTTCTTTTCCATTATTG GTGACATGGTTATCCAACAAACATTCATAACTCCTACTGGACTCTTCCTGGTGTCTGGTGCGATCCTGTATGTGGTGACCGCCATCCTTCACCCTCAAGAGACCACTTTGATCCTCTATGGTCTGATGTACTTCATCTGCATTCCCAGTGGCTATCTCCTCCTCACCATATACTCCCTAGTCAACATGCACATTGTATCTTGGGGCACTCGAGAAACCAGTAAGGGCAAAGAGCAGAAAAAGCAAGTGGGTGTCGTGTGCAATCGCGACTGCAAAATGTGCTGTTGGGATGTGAAAATCCAAGTCACTCAAGAGACCGAAAATCTACTGCTTCAACAAATCCAGAATGCCGTCAATCCAAACACACCAGCTGCCAAAACCGAGCCCGACGAGCCACTGGCTCAGAGCACCCAAGAAGAACAGAGCACTTTAGACAAGAACAAACGCAACCTGGACAACCAGGAGATGAGCCGTAAGAAGGACGAATCCAAAGAGAATCTCAACAAGGACAACAAGGAAAAGGACACTGACTCTGAGAgaag TGGGAGCTCCAAAAGCACTGAGAAGAAAGTGGACCAATTTAATGACGACACAGACTTTGACGATGACGACGACGATGACGATGATGATTATGATTTTGATTACAATAATTTGGAGCCGAAGGAAGTTGTGCCTGAGAGTG ATTGGGTGGAGCCAGTGAAGAGAGAGTTCCTGAAGAAACTGACCTATGCTAATCTAAAGAGGAACCTTCAGGAGCAGATCAGATACACGCTGAGGAACAAGAACCAGGAGGATCTGTGCGAGGAACTGGTGCTGATTCTCACGGACACCCTGAACGAGGAGCTGAAGGATAAAGTGGGTCCTGAGGATGTGTTGACCGAGACTCAGCTGGAGGAACTGCAATATGCTCTGAATGAAGCCGCCAGACGCATCGTAAAGGCCAACCGTATCGAGAACGGAGCGCAGAGACTGGAGCGTCGTGTCAAGAGGGGGATCGAGAGAACACTTGTGGCTCCACAGGTTGAGAAACTATCTGAG GATGAAACCGATTTCTGGAATAAACTGTTAGAGCGTTATCTCAAGCCCATTCAAGATGACAAAGCTCATCTCGAGGAAGTGACAAGGGAGCTAAAGTCTCTACGAAACAAG GCAGTGTTTTTGTACTTCATAGTTAATGTCCTATGGGTCGTAGCGACGTTCTTCCTTCAGGCCATTGGCGGTGATGTTCTGAGCATCGAGATTCCAAAGTACGATCCAATAAACAAAACGTTATTACCAGATCCCATGAAGGTGGAGCCTTTGAGTTTGATGTTTCTGCTGTCTTTTGCCGTTCTGCTCATCGTTCAGTTCTTGGCGATGCTCTACCACAG AGTATACACCCTCATCCATGTGGTGTCGTACAGAGGCACGGAGAAAAACTACAAAGAAAAGGATGAG GAGGATGAAGATGATGCACTGATCCTGGGGAATCCAATTGAAAATACTCTTGTCATCACCGGCGATGATTTATAA